In the Naumovozyma dairenensis CBS 421 chromosome 4, complete genome genome, one interval contains:
- the YHI9 gene encoding Yhi9p (similar to Saccharomyces cerevisiae YHI9 (YHR029C); ancestral locus Anc_5.273), translated as MTITVPFKQIDVFTAVPFKGNPVAVVNFLETPEAEVTTQQLQSIAKWTNLSETTFLFAPSNKEYNYKLRIFTPAAELPFAGHPTIGSCRAYLEFTNQLNSGPQTILQECGVGIVPLKFDEEGKISFQAKKTEVEEISRETASDYAKALGIHAIEPPKLLQVGPAWVVYLVSNAEAVIDLNPDFNFLKQVSDKAGHTGVILAGSKNDGNSGEQYEMRAFYCPTISVLEDPVCGSGCVALLRYLQEIKNYQKTTLVNVTQGIRLCRDGHLRGRIEIDEKTSQISYHVGGDAVTVINGQISI; from the coding sequence ATGACAATTACTGTGCCATTCAAGCAAATCGATGTTTTCACTGCTGTTCCATTCAAAGGGAACCCTGTAGCAGTAGTAAACTTTTTAGAGACACCTGAAGCAGAAGTGACTACGCAACAATTACAATCCATTGCTAAATGGACCAATCTATCTGAAACCACCTTCCTTTTTGCACCATCCAATAAAGAATACAATTACAAATTGAGAATCTTTACACCAGCAGCTGAATTACCATTTGCCGGTCATCCAACGATCGGTTCGTGTAGAGCGTACCTTGAATTTACtaatcaattgaattcaGGACCTCAAACAATTTTACAAGAATGTGGTGTAGGTATTGTCCCATTAAAATTCGATGAAGAAGggaaaatttcatttcaaGCTAAAAAGACAgaagttgaagaaatttcaCGAGAAACTGCTAGTGATTATGCTAAGGCATTAGGCATTCATGCTATTGAACCACCTAAGTTATTACAAGTGGGACCAGCATGGGTGGTATATTTAGTTTCTAATGCTGAAGCTGTCATTGATTTAAATCctgatttcaattttttgaaacaagTGTCTGATAAGGCGGGTCATACTGGTGTTATTTTAGCAGGTTCAAAGAATGATGGTAATTCTGGGGAACAATATGAGATGAGAGCATTCTATTGTCCAACCATTAGTGTCCTGGAAGATCCAGTATGTGGTAGTGGATGTGTTGCATTATTGAGATATCtacaagaaattaaaaactACCAAAAGACGACGTTAGTCAATGTTACTCAAGGTATAAGATTATGTAGAGATGGTCATCTTAGGGGAcgtattgaaattgatgaaaaaacCAGTCAAATTTCTTATCATGTCGGTGGAGATGCTGTGACTGTTATCAATGGTCAAATTTCTATTTGA
- the ELF1 gene encoding Elf1p (similar to Saccharomyces cerevisiae ELF1 (YKL160W); ancestral locus Anc_5.279), which translates to MGKRKKSSRGPVKKIVQKLNTKFNCLFCNHDNSVSCTLDKRNSIGSLQCKICGQSFQTRINGLSQPVDVYSDWFDAVEEVNEGKGSESEDEGSSSDYESESDEGAIGTTNGGVAADSDEEEIDSDEERIGNVKRGRGAVVDSDDE; encoded by the coding sequence ATGGgtaaaagaaagaaatcatCTAGAGGACCAGTTAAGAAGATtgttcaaaaattgaatacgaaatttaattgtttattttgtaatcATGACAATTCAGTATCATGCACATTAGATAAGAGAAATAGTATAGGTTCATTACAATGTAAGATATGTGGCCAAAGTTTCCAAACTCGTATAAATGGCTTATCACAGCCTGTTGACGTGTATAGTGATTGGTTTGACGCTGTAGAGGAAGTTAACGAGGGGAAAGGAAGTGAATCTGAAGATGAAGGATCGAGTAGTGATTATGAAAGTGAGAGTGATGAGGGAGCTATTGGCACAACAAACGGTGGTGTTGCTGCAGattctgatgaagaagaaatagatTCCGATGAAGAGAGGATAGGAAATGTGAAACGTGGTAGAGGTGCTGTGGTAGATAGTGATGATGAGTAA
- the SLT2 gene encoding mitogen-activated serine/threonine-protein kinase SLT2 (similar to Saccharomyces cerevisiae SLT2 (YHR030C) and YKL161C; ancestral locus Anc_5.274), with translation MAEKIDRHSFKVFNQDFTVDKRFQLIKEIGHGAYGVVCSARFAEAVEETTVAIKKVTNVFSKTLLCKRSLRELKLLRHFRGHKNITCLYDMDIVFYPDGSFNGLYLYEELMECDMHQIIKSSQPLTDAHYQSFIYQILCGLKYIHSADVLHRDLKPGNLLVNADCQLKICDFGLARGFSENPVENNQFLTEYVATRWYRAPEIMLSYQGYTKAIDIWSTGCILAEFLGGKPIFKGKDYVDQLNRILEVLGTPPDETLRRIGSKNVQDYIHNLGYIPKVPFVNLYPNANLQALDLLEKMLAFDPQRRITVDEALEHPYLSVWHDPSDEPVCSEKFEFSFEVVNDMEELKQMVIDEVHDFRKFVRKPLLEEEEQAKHQAQLQAQQQAQVQMQQQQQAEQQAQQQIQGSINGSNYSQQMGFQSPIQSQMNDNVVGIDSQGLPRHDTDFPPPPQENLLESPANFNIGGTNGNEQDAGDAFLDLEKELEFGLDRKYL, from the coding sequence ATGGCCGAAAAGATCGATCGACACTCATTCAAGGTATTCAACCAAGACTTTACAGTGGATAAACGTTTCCAGTtgataaaagaaattggtCACGGAGCATATGGTGTAGTATGTTCAGCAAGGTTTGCAGAAGCTGTCGAAGAAACGACTGTAGCCATTAAAAAAGTAACTAATGTCTTTTCAAAGACTTTATTATGTAAGAGATCATTACGTGAATTGAAACTGTTAAGACATTTTAGAGgacataaaaatattacttGTCTTTATGATATGGATATTGTATTTTATCCCGATGGATCATTCAACGggttatatttatatgaagaattaatgGAGTGTGATATGCaccaaattatcaaatcCAGTCAACCTTTAACTGACGCGCATTATCAAAGTTTTATTTACCAAATACTTTGTGgattaaaatatattcattcaGCAGACGTATTACATCGTGATTTGAAACCAGGTAATCTATTAGTAAATGCTGATTGTCAGTTAAAAATATGTGATTTTGGTTTAGCAAGAGGGTTTTCAGAAAATCCAgtagaaaataatcaattcCTAACTGAATATGTGGCTACAAGATGGTACCGTGCTCCAGAGATTATGTTAAGTTATCAAGGTTATACAAAAGCTATTGATATTTGGTCTACAGGTTGTATTCTTGCTGAGTTTCTTGGTGGTAAACCTATTTTCAAAGGTAAGGATTATGTTGATCAATTAAATCGAATATTAGAGGTTCTTGGGACTCCACCTGATGAGACTTTAAGAAGAATTGGTTCGAAAAATGTGCAAGATTATATCCATAATTTAGGTTACATTCCCAAAGTCCCATTTGTTAACCTCTATCCAAATGCGAACCTTCAAGCActtgatttattagaaaaaatGCTAGCGTTTGATCCACAGAGAAGAATAACGGTTGATGAAGCATTAGAACATCCCTATTTGTCAGTATGGCATGATCCATCGGATGAACCTGTATGTAGTGAGAAGTTTGAATTTAGCTTTGAAGTTGTCAATGATATGgaagaattgaaacaaatggTCATTGATGAAGTACATGATTTCAGAAAATTTGTGAGGAAACCTTTGTtggaagaggaagaacAAGCAAAGCATCAAGCTCAATTACAAGCGCAGCAACAGGCACAAGTTCAAAtgcaacagcaacaacaagcTGAACAACAAGCCCAACAGCAGATACAAGGGTCAATAAATGGGTCTAATTACTCACAACAAATGGGGTTCCAATCTCCAATACAATCTCAAATGAATGATAACGTTGTTGGAATTGATTCACAAGGTTTACCACGGCACGATACAGACTTCCCACCTCCTCCACAAGAGAACCTCTTGGAATCGCCGGCgaatttcaatattggtGGTACCAATGGCAACGAACAGGATGCAGGGGACGCATTTTTAGATCTTGAGaaagaattggaatttgGATTGGATAGGAAGTACTTATAA